In Haliscomenobacter hydrossis DSM 1100, the DNA window CAATCGGTAATTCACCACAGCCTGTTAATCAATCCAACGATGAGAAACTACTTATGCCTGGCTTTGTGCCTGATCACAGGTTTGTTGAGTGCACAAACGGTGGATTCGGTGGCGCTGCGGCGGGTGGATAGCCTTATCCAGGTTTCGCGTACACTTAGCAGTAAGCGGGAATTTGACAAAGCACTCGAAGTGAATGCTGCCGCTGAAAAACTGGCCCTCGAAAAACTGGGAAAAGAATCAGCAGCATATGGCAATTGCGCTTTCAATCGGGGCCGAGTGAATGCCCTTAAAAGGGACAACTCAGAGGCCGAAAAGTGGTACCTCGAAGCCATTGCCATTCGGGAAAAAGTATTGGGAAAGCAACACTCCGATTATGCCGGAGCCTTGAATAACCTGGCCATTCTTTACAAATCCATGGGCAAGTATGACCAAGCCGAGCCACTCTACCTTGAGGCCATGGAAACCCGAAAAAAAGCATTGGGCAAAGAGCACCCTAATTATGCCGCCAGCCTATACAATCTGGCACTCTTTTTTCAGGATATCGGCAAGTACGAAAAAGCCGAATTGCTGCTACTTGAAGCCAAAGACATCTTTGGAAAGGTTCGAGGCAAGGAGCATCCCGATTATGCAGCCAGTATGAACGGCCTCGCGCTCATTTACATGGATATGGGCAAGTACGAAAATGCCGAAGCACTTTACCTGGAAGCCACAACCATCCGGGAGAAGGTACAGGGCAAAGACAATTCCGATTATGCCGAAAGTCTGAACAACCTGGCAAGCTTGTACAGATCCATGGGCAACTACGAAAAAGCCGAACAGCTCCACCTCCAAGCCATAGCGATTAAGGGAAAAATACTCAGAAAAGAGCACCCAAGTTATGCCCTGAGTCTGAACAACCTCGCGATTCTTTATCGGGCCATGGGCAGCTATGAAAAAGCCGAACAGCTCTACCTGGAAGCCACGACAATCAAGGAAAAAACACTCGGAAAGGAGCACCCCGGCTATGCCCTAAGCCTGAATAACCTCGCAATCCTTTACTGGATTATGGGCAACTATGAAAAAGCTGAACCACTCTACCTCCAAGCCATTGCCATCCGGGAAAAAAAACTAGGAAAAGAACATCCTGAATATGCCTCAAGCCTGAACAACTTGGCACTTCTTTATCTTGACATGGGCCGATATGAAATGGTTGAGTCACTTCAGCTTCAAGCAAAAGTTATCCGGGAAAAAGCCTTGGGGGCAGCACATCCGGACTTTGCTGAAAGCCTGGGCAACCTCGCAATCCTTTACATGGCCAACAACAACTACGCAAAGGCCGAGTCCTTCTATATCGAATGTTCGCAGGCGAATCAATCCCTGTTGGAAAAAGCGATACGCCATCTCTCTGAGCGCGAATTGGGCAAGTACCTGAATAAATTTTCCGAAAGCCAAGATCAAGCCCTCTCTTTTGTAAAACTGTCCACCAGTAAAGAAGCAACAGCAGCCTGTTTTGACAATTCTTTGTTTTACAAGGGCTTCCTACTCCAGACTGGGGGACAACTTAAACGTTTATCCCTTTCTGATCCAACTGCCGCTGAAAACTTCAACCTGCTCAAATCCTACGAACGGCGTCTCGCTACCCAGTATTCCCAGCCTATCGCCCAACGTGATAGCGCGGCCATAGCCGACCTCGAAGCTAAAGCCAACGACCTCGAAAAGGACCTCGCCCAAACAGTAGCAGGCTTCGGCCAGGCCTTGCGGCAAGTCAAGTGGCAGGAAGTTCAAACAGCTTTGAAACCCGGCGAAGCAGCGATCGAGTTTGTCAGCTATCGTTTTTATCACAAAAATAAAACCGACAGTACGCTGTACGCCGCTCTACTCCTCTTGCCGGGCAAGGATTCCCCAAAGTTCATCCCTCTTTTTGAAGAAAAACAACTCACCGCACTGCTTAAAACTGATGGCAGCCCACAAGCCCCTTTTTACAACGATCTTTACGCCAATGACAAAAAAGGCGAGCAACTTTACGATTTGATCTGGAAACCCATCTCGGGTGCTTTACCACAAGGAGCCACCGTGTATTGCTCTCCCTCTGGCCTGCTGCACCGCCTCAATCTGGGCGCCATCCCCACGCCCGATGGCAAAACCTTGGCCGAAAAAAACCGTCTGAGCATACTGGGTAGCACCCGCCAGTTGGTCGTCCCTCCCCTCCCCACCACCCAGCAAAGCGCTACCGCCCAACTCTACGGCGGCATCCAATACGACGCCACACCTACCGTAGCAATCAACACGACTGCAAAACCCGAGGACCTGGCTGCCCGTAGCGGCCCCGATATCACCCAAAACGACTCCACCCTGCGCGGCGAAAATTGGAACTACCTCCGCTGGACTGAAGTAGAAATTAGCGCCGCCGCCAATGTGATGAAAAGCAAAGGCATCGTGTCTAACCTGAAAAAAGGCAGCGAAGCGACCGAAGAATCCTTCAAAGCCCTGGGCGAAGGAAGCCCATCACCGCGCATCCTGCACGTGGCGACCCACGGCTTTTTCTTTCCCGATCCAAAAGAGTTGAAGCCGGGTGAGGGGCAGGCCATTGGCGAAAAAACCTTCAAAGTATCCGACAACCCCATGATCCGCTCGGGCCTGTTACTGGCGGGCGGCAACCACGCCTGGAAAACGGGCAACCCCCTGCGCCCCGAACTGGAAGACGGCATCCTCACCGCCTACGAAATCAGCCAGATGAACCTCTCCAACACCGAACTCGTGGTACTCTCCGCCTGCGAAACGGGCCTCGGCGACCTCGTAGGCAACGAAGGGGTATATGGCTTGCAACGCGCCTTCAAGATTGCGGGCGCGAAGTACCTCATCATGTCGCTCTGGCAGGTGCCCGATTTTCAGACGCAGGTGTTTATGACGGCTTTTTACAAGCATTGGCTGGAGGGGAAAATGGCGGTACCCGAGGCGTTTCGGGCTACGCAGGCGGAACTGCGGGGGAAGTACAGCGGCGAGGCGTTTAAGTGGGCGGGCTTTGTGCTGGTGGAGTGATGGGGTGGCTTGGCTCTTTTCCCACGAATAAATTCGTGGGTTAGTTCATTAGGTGGCTCCCACGGATGAATCCGTGGGTTGCCTGGGTTGCATGCGAATTTTGAGGTTTATCTGGATAGCACAAACGTCCTGAATAGTGATAACTCTGCCATTTCCTGTTCGATGAATCGGTTAAATAGCCGATCTCCCACGTTTGAACGCAATGCGGAAATACCCACATCAATTAAACGAAAACCGGTAGGCGTGAGGAAAATATTGTCGAATCGCTCACCGGGCATGTCAGAGGGTCGGCGTAAAGCGCGATGTACAAATCCGGCACGATGTAGCACAGTGAGTTCATCTTCCAAAATGTCGAGCCAAAGCTCGCGTTTTTCAAATTCGTAAGCCCGATAATCCATAGGATAATGACCGTGTTGTTGGCCCCCGAAGAAAGTGTACGCGGATAACGTTTTTTCATGTGCACTAAAAATTTTAAATAAAGGTTAGTCAATTTTTTAAAAAAAATCCTCCTTCACCACTTACCACTCCCCCGCGAGCCGCAATTAAGGATTAAACAGTGGTTGATTTGTCAACACCAAAAACGAGCAACATGAGAAACATCCTAATTGTCACAGCCCTTTTACTTAGCACACCTGTCCTGCTTTCCGCACAAGCTACGGCCTCATTTGGCAATGTGAAACAGGCCCAGATGGACCTGTCCACTACTGTCCGTTTACTTGAACAAAACATTCTCCTGGCTTTAACCGCTGGGGTTATCTTCCTCGGTGTCATCTTCGTTTGTTATGTCATCAAGGAAAACGCCAACTCAAATCGTGTACAGCAAGCTAAGCGCAATCACTTCCTGAGCCTTATCGTACTGGTGGTAGGTACGGGCATCTTTTGCAGCAGTTGCGGCGTAGCACAGGAGGTACAAGCCACACCATCAGACCTTGCACAAGAGCATCTCCAACGCGGGTGCCCTCATCACCACCCCAATCAGGAGCCACTGGCTTTCGTCAACATTTATCGAAGCATCGGTTATCCAGCACAGCGTATCTCAACCTGCAAGTTTTGTGGACATCGCTTGGTTGATCCTAGGGATTAAAAGCGGGGCGAAACGATTTTAAAACAATCTGTTTACGGCTCTAAGTATACAACTCCATTGTACCTAAAATCAAAAAAACATGTCAGCAAGCACTCAAGCAATGGCTACTGCCGCCCCCGTTGCGGAAACCCAGCGCATCGACACCATCGACATCCTCCGAGGCTTTGCCCTGTTGGGCATTTTATTGATGAATATTCCCGGCTTTTCCATGGCCGATTATTCGTTTGAAGCCTTCAAAAACGACCCCAGCGGCTTCAATTTTTGGCTCTATAAATTCATCGGAGTCTTCTTTGAAGGCAAGATGCGTGCCATGTTCGGCATGGTGTTTGGGGCAGGTTTACTGCTGTTCATTGCCAATAAAGGAACCAAAGGCGCTTCTGTTCATGCACTGTACTATCGGCGCATGTTTTGGCTCCTGCTCTTCGGTTTGATCCATGCTCACCTCATCCTTTGGATTGGCGAGATCCTGTACCTCTACGCCGTTTGTGGCATGATCCTGTACTTGTTCCGCAATGTGGCAGCCAAATACCTGGTGTGGGCGGTGCCTATCGTTGCCATCGCAAGTTTTGTAGCTGGAACCATTCAATACCAAAACATCCGGGCAAAACGCATCGCCTATGTAGCAGCAAGTACTGCCCAAAGCCAAAATCAAACCCTCACGGCAACCCAAACCAAGGCATTGAAAGAATGGCGAACAATAGAAAAGAGCATGATCCCCAACCGGGAAGATGCCAAAGAAAATACCCGTAAAATGAAGTCGGATTATGCTACTGTGGCAGGCTACCTGCGCCCACTGGCCTGGGACGGTCAAACCAAATACTTGCCATTTGATGTATGGGATTCGCTGGCCTTAATGCTCCTGGGTTTGGCGCTTTTCAAATGGGGTTTCCTTACCGGTGCCTGGTCAACCAAGAACTACTGGACAGTACTAAAAATTGGTTACGGTTTGGGTTTGCCCTTAGTGATGTACAGCAGTTATTACGCCTTCCTTCACTTCACAACCCTCGAAGCCAACCTCGCCCGCATGGAGCAAGTGTCCATCAACTGGATTGGTTTGATTTATCCATTCCAGCGCATTTTGATCGTTTTGGGCCATGCTTCGGCATTGATTCTGCTGGCCAAATCGGGCGTAGCTCAGGGCTTGTGTCGCCGTTTGGCCGCGGTGGGGCGCATGGCTTTGAGCAACTACATTTCGCATTCGATTATTTGCACGCTATTCTTCTTTGGCTATGGCTTGAACTACTTCGCCGAGCTGGAGTATTACCAGATCTATTTCGTCGTGCTGGCCATCTGGGCCATCCAGTTGATCGTAAGCCCGATTTGGTTGAAGTATTTTTTGTTTGGCCCGCTGGAGTGGCTGTGGCGATGTTTGACCTATTGGAAAATGCAGCCAATGTGGAGAACCGCTTCAGTTCCTAACCTCGTTTCGCCCGCGTCCTAAGTTCGCCAAACACCAGTTTAAATCTTTCACTTACAACACCAAAATTCTTAAAATATGTCTACTAGATTGTTTTTCGCCTGCGCCATCACCCTGATCGGCGCCCTGACCCTGACTGCCCAAAGCGGCACTACCGCCGAAGGCCTGAAGTACACCGTTCTCCAAGCTGGCACTGGCCCAGCCCCGAAAATGGGACAGGAAGTACTCATCCAGGTGGAGGGATTGGACAGCACGGGCAAAGTGGAGTTTTCCAGCCGCGACCTGGGGTACAACATCCATTTCCAATTGGGCAAAGAGACCGACCCCATTTCCAAAGCCCGGGATATATTGATGACCCAGATGAAAAAGGGCAGCAAATACCGCGAGGAATTGCCCTTTAGCCTGCTGCCTGCCGAAGTGCCTGAAAGCAAAAAATCGGGGTACATCGTCTCCATCATCGAAATCACCGACGTGATGGACGCCAAACCCGCTGCCTGCGACCTGTTTGTAGAAACCGCCGAAAAAAGTGGCATTGCCGCCGCCGAGGCCGAATTCAAAGCCTTGCAAAAAAGCAACCCCAAGGGCTACAGCTTTTTTGAATGGGACATCAATGCAGCAGGTTATAAAGCGTTGGAAGCCAAAAAAGTCGACGTGGCCATCGCGCTGCTCACCCTCAACAACACGATGTTTTCTAACTCTGCCAATACCTACGACAGCCTGGCCGACGCTTATGCGGCCAAAGGCGACAAGGAAAAAGCGAAGGCCAATTACCTGAAGGCATTTCAGATGAACCCGAAGTTTACGGCCAGTAAGGAGAAGATGGAGAAACTATAAACAAAGATGTCGGATGTGGGATTTCGGGTTTAGTGCCAAGCCCGAAATCTCGTATCCGAAACCAGAAGTCGAGGCCCTTCACTATTTGCTCAATTTTTCAATAATATAACAAGTTTTTAAAATGAAAAAAGCACCTTTATTCCTCACTTTTTGTCTTTTGGCGATGCTTGCTTTTTCTCAAGGAAAAGTGGAAAAAGGAAACATCGTCATCGGCAAAATAGACAGCGTCCAATCTACTATTTTGGGCGAAAACAGAAAGATTTGGGTGCATGTGCCTGATGGTGGTGCCAGCCAAAAATATCCCGTCGTGTATGTATTGGACGGCGATGGACATTTTTCATCAGTAGTTGGAATGATTCAACAATTGAATAGTGTCAATGGCAATACGATGTGCCCCAAAATGATTGTGGTGGGCATCCCCAACACTGACCGAACCAGGGATTTGACACCGACGCATATTGATGCCGACCTGCCAATGATGGACAGTGCCTTCGCTAAAACATCGGGGGGCGGTGAAAATTTTATTGCTTTTATGGAAAAGGAATTAATGCCGTACATCGAAGCAAAATACCCTACAGCACCTTACAAAATGCTCATCGGGCATTCTTTTGGTGGCTTGGCGGTGATGCAAACTTTTACACACCACAATCATTTGTTCAACTCCTACATCTGCATTGACCCAAGTATGTGGTGGGATAAGCAAAAACTATTGAAACAAACGCAAAAGGTTTTAGCCGAAAAGAAGTTTGAAGGAAAATCCTTGTATCTGGGCATTGCCAATACTTTGGAAGATGGCATGGATATAAATAAGGTGCAAAAAGATACGTCGGTTGCAACAAAACATATCCGTTCCATATTGGCATTGCAAGCCGCTTTTGAAAAAAATAAGCAAAATGGCTTAAAATATCGGGGTAAATACTACGCCGATGATACGCACGGTTCGATCCCACTCATCACGGAATACGATGCGTTGCGCTTTTTCTTCGATTATTTCCCTATGAAAATCACGATGAAGGATTATTTTGATTCAACTGGTGCTTTCTCGGAGAAATATAGGAGTCATTATGCCAATCTATCCAAAAAAATGGGCTATACCATGAAGCCTGATGAAATGGAGATCAATTATGAGGGCTATGATTTTTTAAGCAGAAAGCTCTATAAAACGGCTGAAAGTCTTTTCAAACTCAATGTGGATTATTACCCCGAAAGTTTCAATGTCTACGATTCCTACGCCGATTATTTAATCGCCATCGGGGATAAGGAAAATGCCATTGTTCAATTGAAAAAAGCCTTGGCTATCAATGAAAATGAAGGGTCGAGGAAAAAATTGACGGATTTGGAAGGGGCTAAAAAATAAAAAAAACAAAGCCCATCAGTGATTTATCTGGTACAAGGCTCCAGATTTTCATTCAACAAAACAAGCTAACATGCAACGCAGAAATTTCATCAAAAACACCGCCCTATCCGCCATCTCCATCAGCGCCACCGGTTTTGTCCATTTCGACGGCCAACGCTACGTAGGCGATTGTGCAACCACCTCAGACATTCTGGGCCCATTTTACCGCCCCAACAGCCCGGTACGAAACCTACTCGCCATCAAAGGGGAAAAAGGCGACCCCATTACTTTGTTGGGAAAGGTGCTCCACGACGATTGCAGCACGCCCTACAAAAATGCCAAGATCGAGCTCTGGCATTGCGACGGCAACGGGGTATACGACAACGAATCCAAGGATTTCAAATACCGGGGCACTACCTACTCCGATGACAAGGGGAATTATTCCTTCAAAACCATCTTACCCGTGCCTTATGATGCCGGAGGTGGAAATTTCCGCCCGGCGCACTTTCACATGATGATTACAGCGGCGGGGTATCAGCCATTGGTGACCCAGCTCTATTTCAGTGGCGACCCCTGGGTGGAAAAGGACAGCAGTTCATCTTCCCCTGCCGCAAAAAAGAGAATCCTGGAGGTCCAAAATTTAACGGGTGGCAGCAAAAAAGTGGAGTACAACATCAGCATGGCCAAAAAACTGGCGATTGAGCCCGCTTCCATGGGCCTCTTGGTGGGCAACTACATCGCTGAAGAAGATCCCAACAACAAGATGGAGCTGTTCAGAAAGGACAAACAACTCTGGATAAAAGGGGACAATACGAATGGGATGCCCTATGGAGTGAACTTTGAATTTGTGGGCGATAATACGTTCACATTTCCTGGCATGAAGGTGGAGGAATATTCCGCTGTTTTTGAAATCGGTGATTACGGGAAGATCACAATGAGGGAAACCTATACGAACGACAAAGGAGAAAAGATTGTGGTGGTGTATAAGCGGGTGATGAAATAGGCATGAGGCGAGTTGATTATCAAGCAATTGATGTTTTTTTTTGAGTGACGAGTTCAGAGTACATGAGTTTAGAGGTTAGAAGTGAGCTACCGCAGCGACTTAGACATAGCGCTAGTATAAATCGCTGCGGTAGCTCACTTCTAAACTCTGAAGTCATGTGTTCTGAACTCAAAAAGCGGAGTGATTAAAAGTTCAGTTGCAAAAAAATTCCCATTCCCACTTACCTCCCTCCTCCAAACTGCAATTAAAGGCTATAAGTTGGTTTTGATCGAAATCCGCTCTGAGTAAGATCAAGTGCATGTAGAGTCAATCATCTTCAACTCCCAACAAGTTAAGCATCCGATTTTCAATCAATAAATTCATCTTTTTATGACCTATCCAGGCACAACCGTAACATTTGCGCCCCCCGTTGCACAGAAAGAGCGGATTACCATTTTGGACAGTTTGCGAGGCTTTGCCATTTTGGGCATTTTATTGATGAATATTCCATCTTTTGGTTTACCTGGTCCAGTTGCTTACGACCCTTCCGTGCTTAATGAATGGGGAACCATCAATTTTACTATTTGGTACTGGGTGGCCTGGATGCCCAATGGCACACAAAGGGCTTTGTTCTCCATGTTGTTTGGGGCGGGTATATTGCTTTTTGTGGGGGGAAAAGAGCAAAAATTACCCGGCACACTACCCGCTGATTACTTCTTTCGCCGTCAGTTGTGGCTCATCCTATTTTCATTGTTTGATGTTTTCATCTTGTTGTGGGATGGCGATATTTTATTGGAATATGCCTGTTTTGGAATGCTCATGTATTCTTTTAGAAAATTAACTCCAAATGCATTATTGATAGGTGCTGCGCTTTGTTTCCTTTTTATGCTGGCAAGAGAAAACAGGAATTTATACCAAAACAAAAAAATAATTGAACAGGGGGAAACAGTTGCTGCGATAGACACAAGCGTTACAAAATTGACACTTCTGCAAAAAGAGCAGTTGGAAGCGATGCAGGCTTTTAAAGAGAAAAGCACGAGGTCGTCTAAAATCAAAAAAATGGAATTGGCAAAAGAGAAAATGCTGGGAAGCTATCAAAATTTGTACGATGAAAGAACGACCAGCTATATCGACGCAGAATTCAACTATCTTTTTTTGGTTTGTTGGGATGTGCTGATTTTTATGTTTTTAGGCATGGCATTTTTCAAAATGGGTATCCTTACGGGTGATGCATCCGTAAAAGTATATGCCTTGATGTGTGTGGTTGGGCTGGGTGCTGGGCTTTTCTTTTCCTATTTAAAATTACAACACAGCATTGATTTTAAGTTTAACGCTTACGAACTCACTAAGAATACTTCGTTTGCATTTAATGAGCTGTCGCGTACCCTTCGCTCTATTGGGTTTTTAGGTTTCATCATGCTGCTCTATAAATCAGGCCTATTCAAGTGGCTTTTTGAATTGCTGCGCCCTGTGGGTCAAATGGCATTTACCAATTATCTGATGCAATCCTTGATGTGCGGCTTGTTTTTTTATGGGATTGGCTTAGGCTATTATGGTCAACTTGAACGATATGAAATCTACTATGTAGTCGCTGCCGTATGGACAATTCAAATCATTTACAGCAACATCTGGCTTCGCTTTTTCCGGTTTGGTCCTTTTGAATGGGCTTGGCGGAGTTTGACCTATTGGAAGGTGCAGCCGATGTGGCGATAGTAAAATCAACAACTTAACTCTATTCACCACCTATTTAAGTAACCATTACCTATGCATACCCGTCTTAAAACTTCAAAAAACAATCACCTGATTGTCTTTGTTTTGGCAATCAGTTCCTTATTGGTCG includes these proteins:
- a CDS encoding alpha/beta hydrolase-fold protein, which encodes MKKAPLFLTFCLLAMLAFSQGKVEKGNIVIGKIDSVQSTILGENRKIWVHVPDGGASQKYPVVYVLDGDGHFSSVVGMIQQLNSVNGNTMCPKMIVVGIPNTDRTRDLTPTHIDADLPMMDSAFAKTSGGGENFIAFMEKELMPYIEAKYPTAPYKMLIGHSFGGLAVMQTFTHHNHLFNSYICIDPSMWWDKQKLLKQTQKVLAEKKFEGKSLYLGIANTLEDGMDINKVQKDTSVATKHIRSILALQAAFEKNKQNGLKYRGKYYADDTHGSIPLITEYDALRFFFDYFPMKITMKDYFDSTGAFSEKYRSHYANLSKKMGYTMKPDEMEINYEGYDFLSRKLYKTAESLFKLNVDYYPESFNVYDSYADYLIAIGDKENAIVQLKKALAINENEGSRKKLTDLEGAKK
- a CDS encoding DUF418 domain-containing protein, whose protein sequence is MGGKEQKLPGTLPADYFFRRQLWLILFSLFDVFILLWDGDILLEYACFGMLMYSFRKLTPNALLIGAALCFLFMLARENRNLYQNKKIIEQGETVAAIDTSVTKLTLLQKEQLEAMQAFKEKSTRSSKIKKMELAKEKMLGSYQNLYDERTTSYIDAEFNYLFLVCWDVLIFMFLGMAFFKMGILTGDASVKVYALMCVVGLGAGLFFSYLKLQHSIDFKFNAYELTKNTSFAFNELSRTLRSIGFLGFIMLLYKSGLFKWLFELLRPVGQMAFTNYLMQSLMCGLFFYGIGLGYYGQLERYEIYYVVAAVWTIQIIYSNIWLRFFRFGPFEWAWRSLTYWKVQPMWR
- a CDS encoding DUF418 domain-containing protein; protein product: MSASTQAMATAAPVAETQRIDTIDILRGFALLGILLMNIPGFSMADYSFEAFKNDPSGFNFWLYKFIGVFFEGKMRAMFGMVFGAGLLLFIANKGTKGASVHALYYRRMFWLLLFGLIHAHLILWIGEILYLYAVCGMILYLFRNVAAKYLVWAVPIVAIASFVAGTIQYQNIRAKRIAYVAASTAQSQNQTLTATQTKALKEWRTIEKSMIPNREDAKENTRKMKSDYATVAGYLRPLAWDGQTKYLPFDVWDSLALMLLGLALFKWGFLTGAWSTKNYWTVLKIGYGLGLPLVMYSSYYAFLHFTTLEANLARMEQVSINWIGLIYPFQRILIVLGHASALILLAKSGVAQGLCRRLAAVGRMALSNYISHSIICTLFFFGYGLNYFAELEYYQIYFVVLAIWAIQLIVSPIWLKYFLFGPLEWLWRCLTYWKMQPMWRTASVPNLVSPAS
- a CDS encoding CHAT domain-containing protein, whose product is MRNYLCLALCLITGLLSAQTVDSVALRRVDSLIQVSRTLSSKREFDKALEVNAAAEKLALEKLGKESAAYGNCAFNRGRVNALKRDNSEAEKWYLEAIAIREKVLGKQHSDYAGALNNLAILYKSMGKYDQAEPLYLEAMETRKKALGKEHPNYAASLYNLALFFQDIGKYEKAELLLLEAKDIFGKVRGKEHPDYAASMNGLALIYMDMGKYENAEALYLEATTIREKVQGKDNSDYAESLNNLASLYRSMGNYEKAEQLHLQAIAIKGKILRKEHPSYALSLNNLAILYRAMGSYEKAEQLYLEATTIKEKTLGKEHPGYALSLNNLAILYWIMGNYEKAEPLYLQAIAIREKKLGKEHPEYASSLNNLALLYLDMGRYEMVESLQLQAKVIREKALGAAHPDFAESLGNLAILYMANNNYAKAESFYIECSQANQSLLEKAIRHLSERELGKYLNKFSESQDQALSFVKLSTSKEATAACFDNSLFYKGFLLQTGGQLKRLSLSDPTAAENFNLLKSYERRLATQYSQPIAQRDSAAIADLEAKANDLEKDLAQTVAGFGQALRQVKWQEVQTALKPGEAAIEFVSYRFYHKNKTDSTLYAALLLLPGKDSPKFIPLFEEKQLTALLKTDGSPQAPFYNDLYANDKKGEQLYDLIWKPISGALPQGATVYCSPSGLLHRLNLGAIPTPDGKTLAEKNRLSILGSTRQLVVPPLPTTQQSATAQLYGGIQYDATPTVAINTTAKPEDLAARSGPDITQNDSTLRGENWNYLRWTEVEISAAANVMKSKGIVSNLKKGSEATEESFKALGEGSPSPRILHVATHGFFFPDPKELKPGEGQAIGEKTFKVSDNPMIRSGLLLAGGNHAWKTGNPLRPELEDGILTAYEISQMNLSNTELVVLSACETGLGDLVGNEGVYGLQRAFKIAGAKYLIMSLWQVPDFQTQVFMTAFYKHWLEGKMAVPEAFRATQAELRGKYSGEAFKWAGFVLVE
- a CDS encoding catechol 1,2-dioxygenase produces the protein MQRRNFIKNTALSAISISATGFVHFDGQRYVGDCATTSDILGPFYRPNSPVRNLLAIKGEKGDPITLLGKVLHDDCSTPYKNAKIELWHCDGNGVYDNESKDFKYRGTTYSDDKGNYSFKTILPVPYDAGGGNFRPAHFHMMITAAGYQPLVTQLYFSGDPWVEKDSSSSSPAAKKRILEVQNLTGGSKKVEYNISMAKKLAIEPASMGLLVGNYIAEEDPNNKMELFRKDKQLWIKGDNTNGMPYGVNFEFVGDNTFTFPGMKVEEYSAVFEIGDYGKITMRETYTNDKGEKIVVVYKRVMK